GTCCTGCAGCATTCCCGAGATGGTTGCCGCCATAACCTCCGCATCCAGGCCTTCCTCTTTCAGAAGCACGGCGCCGCCTCTCTCGGAAACCATTCTGGCGTTGTATTCCTGGTGGTTGTCGGCGGCAGAAGGGAAGGGAATGAGAATGGAGGGCAGACCCATGGCGCAGATTTCGGCAAGGCTGGTCGCCCCGGCCCTTGAAACCACAAGCCCGGCCTGCACATATACGGCGGCCATATCATCAATAAACGCTTCAACTCTCGCCCGGATGCCGGCTCTTTCATAAATTTTTCGAATCTCCTCCACATCCGCCCTGCCGGTCTGATGGATTACGAAAAAATCAGCGGGGAGCGTATCGTGGACCTTCTGCAACCCTTCGGCAACAAGAATATTGATCCGGTGGGCGCCCTGGCTGCCGCCCATGACCAGCAGGGCCGTCCCGGGATTCTTCTTTCTTAAAGCCCCGGCCGCAAGTATCGCCTTTCGCAAAGGGTTCCCGGTCAAAAGAACCTTGCCCGGCGGAAAAAATTTTTCACTGCCCGGAATGGAGAGAAAGACCCGGTCAACAATTTTCCCGAGCAGGCGATTGGCCAGCCCCGGCACCGAGTTCTGCTCATGAATGGTAGTTGGTATCCCAAGAATTCTCGCGGCCAGAACCACCGGCCCGGTCACGTAGCCACCAACCCCCAGGACCAGGTGAGGCCTGAATTTTCTGAGGATCCGCATCGAGGCGACAAGAGCCATCGGCAACTGGATCAGACTGGAAAGGATTGCCCGGGGGGATTTTCCTTTCAGTCCCTGGCATTTGACGGTTGCAATCGCAAACGGACG
This DNA window, taken from Pseudomonadota bacterium, encodes the following:
- the murG gene encoding undecaprenyldiphospho-muramoylpentapeptide beta-N-acetylglucosaminyltransferase translates to MAAPAEVNNFRLVITGGGTGGHLFPGIAVADQVLENMPQSKVLFIGTDRQVDAKVLVNRPFAIATVKCQGLKGKSPRAILSSLIQLPMALVASMRILRKFRPHLVLGVGGYVTGPVVLAARILGIPTTIHEQNSVPGLANRLLGKIVDRVFLSIPGSEKFFPPGKVLLTGNPLRKAILAAGALRKKNPGTALLVMGGSQGAHRINILVAEGLQKVHDTLPADFFVIHQTGRADVEEIRKIYERAGIRARVEAFIDDMAAVYVQAGLVVSRAGATSLAEICAMGLPSILIPFPSAADNHQEYNARMVSERGGAVLLKEEGLDAEVMAATISGMLQDSEELLRIGEKAGSAAFPEATEKIVWECLKLAGFNQGAALKNV